TGAGCCCTCCTTTATATCCGCGCCTTGCGCTCGCCCGTTTTCCTTCCTCCGTTCGTGGACCGGTGGATCGTTCCCACGGGCTCCATTGCCGAATCATTTCCGATTGCCTTTTCCGTCGCTCCAAAGTCCAGCCGTTCATTAGGTACAGCCTCCTCCAATAGTTGGGTTTGCTCGATTTTATTTTCCCGTGCAGGAGGTGCTTCTGCGTCATTGTTTACCTGTTTGAGTCAGCATGGCCCCAAAAAGCAACTCTAGAAACGTTGGCACTGAACGTTTCGGAAGTGCTTGGGGCAAAAATGTGATAATGTCGAACAGGGCTTTGGGGATATGACGGTATCCCTTGATGTCCATAGCGGCATCGACAACTTGTTGTCTTGTCAATACTTTTTCTGCTTCTGTCAGATTTTTTCAAAGATCGCGAAACTCTAAAGTCCAGTATTGATTGATAAGGGAGAAAAATCATATGATCGCAAAAAATTTGTGTTGAGGAGGTAGACTATGGGAACAAAGAGAATGTCTCTTCCGGTGGTCCTCGTCATAATTCTTCTCTTCTTGAGCGGTTGTGCCCCCGGCATCCTGCTCAGGACCCGCATGTTGAAAACCATAGGGCCGGACCCGGGCTCATATGACCTCATCCTTTATGGCGGCCAAAATCCTCATGATTTCAGAACGGTCGCCATCCTTGACCGCACCGATGACCAATACGCAATTATTCCGTTCGGGGCGGCGTTTAATTATCGGATTATTAAAGGACTTCCCGCTGCCGAGGCACTGGAAATGGGGAGTAGGTTCATTAGCGATATCACCGCATTTCGAGCCGAAGAAATGCGCGAAATTTACGGACCTAAGAACATTGTGATCGGGTACGAACTGCGGCCTGTCTATATGCCCCTTACTACCGGATGGCTTGGCGATATCCTTATCACCTCCTACCATCTGATCGAGAAGGGTCACGTGACGGTGTATGTCAGTTTTAGGGGGGAGAACTCCTTCGACATGCCAGAGAGTTCTAGAAACGGGCTCCGTTAGCGTATAATCAAGGTGCAAATTGTCGGGTTGGGAAATGAACAAGCACCTGCTGGTTAAAAAGGCGCTGTGATACATGGCTCTTTTTTGATCTTCAATACGCCGGTTTCCGATGTGGCGCCCAGTGCTATGCTCACCGGTGGCCGAGGGTGAGAAACTTGACACATCCATCCGATAGGGCCGAGCGGCAAGGGTAGCAATAACTTTTCATCTGGACTCACCATTCTCCATGCAATCATCTTTCTTTCGCACAGCTCTGGTACTTGGACTGTTGTCAGCCATCGGTCCTTTTGCAATCGACATGTACCTTCCGGCGCTACCCTCTATCGGTTTGAGCCTGGGGGCGTCCATGAACGCGGTTCAGGCGACTCTGATGGTTTTTTTTGTGTCGATGGGCATCGGCCAGATTATTTATGGACCGTTGTCCGATATGATGGGCCGCAAGGTGCCGTTGTATTTTGGTCTCGTTGTGTTTGCCATTGGCAGCATCGGCTGCGCATTGGCCCCTGATATCCGGATGTTGGTCGTGTTCCGTTTTATTCAAGGACTGGGGGCCTGTGCCGGGATGGTGGTGCCGCGCGCCGTAGTGCGCGACCTGTACACCGGGAGTGATGCGGCGCGGCTTATGTCGAGGCTGATGCTGGTGTTCAGCATCTCTCCGATCCTGGCTCCGCTGGTTGGCAGCGTGCTTATTGAGTGGGCTGGGTGGCGGAGTGTGTTCTGGGTTGTCACCGTCTTCGCTATCCTGGGATTGGCCTTGTTGTTTGCCAGCTTTTCGGAGACGCGACCGCCTGCGCAGCGGGTGGACAGTAGCCTCCGCAGCGCCTTTGCTGCGTATAGCGTGCTGCTGCGCGATCGCAAATTCTTACGGGTGGTGTTTGTTGGTGCGTTTGGTATCGCCAGTTTTTTTGCCTATCTGGCCAATTCCTCATTCGTTCTGATTAATCACTATGGTCTGACGCCGCGCCAGTACAGCATCACCTTTGCGGCCAACGCTGCTTCCTTTATCGGCGTCTCGCAACTCACTGGTCTGCTTGGAAAACGCTTCGGCCTGGTCACGGTGGTTAAGGTGGCGGTCAACGGATATGCGGCTGTTATGGCATTGCTTCTCACCTTAAACCTGCTGGGTATTGATCGACTTGATGTGCTGATTGCCCTGCTGTTCTTGGGGTATGGTTTTCTAGGGCTTGTAACGCCGATCACCGCTGTGCTTGCGCTGGAAGAACAGGGCGCGATTGCAGGTACGGCATCGGCGCTGATGGGAACGGTGCAGTTTATGCTCGGGGCGGTGGTTGTGGGGCTCGTGGGTATGCTGGTTGATGGCACGGCACGACCAATGATCATGGGCATCACGGTATGTTCGGCAATGGCGTGTCTCTTGGCCCGCGGCCCGCTGAGAAGCGCACACCGGACGGAGTTGCGGAGTTAAGCGATATTTGTCAGTAGTGGGGTCGCCGTTCACTAAGGGCACCGAAACTACAGATAACCCCGGAACTGTAAACGTTCATAGCGCTGCAGATGGATGGGGGAGGTTACAGGTTACTTGTTTTGCGGAATAGCATTACCCTTGCGGACTTCCTTGAGCAAAACATGGCTCACCCGGATATTATGAAAATTTTCATTCAGGACCAGTTGGTAAAATTCACAGTCTTTGCATGTTGAATATTTTTGGGCGAACAAGCCTTGAGTTTCTCCGTGACAATACGTCCCGGCAATAACCCAACATGCCCGGCCAGCATTGATACCATTATGGACACCATCAAGTCTTCTTTCTGTTGCAGCAGGGCAAACCCCAAGTTCTTTACTGCTCTGGCCGTTTGGCTCTCTGCCACAATTATAAAATTCCCAGCAGTTTAATTTTTTATTCATCTCTTTCTCATTAATGGTCATTTCTCATTGCGGACATTTACGGAATCCTTGTTTACTCACAAGTGCCACGATGTGCAATAGGGGAAACTTCCCATTTGCCATGAAAACAATATGTTAAAGG
This genomic stretch from Desulfobulbaceae bacterium harbors:
- a CDS encoding multidrug effflux MFS transporter, coding for MQSSFFRTALVLGLLSAIGPFAIDMYLPALPSIGLSLGASMNAVQATLMVFFVSMGIGQIIYGPLSDMMGRKVPLYFGLVVFAIGSIGCALAPDIRMLVVFRFIQGLGACAGMVVPRAVVRDLYTGSDAARLMSRLMLVFSISPILAPLVGSVLIEWAGWRSVFWVVTVFAILGLALLFASFSETRPPAQRVDSSLRSAFAAYSVLLRDRKFLRVVFVGAFGIASFFAYLANSSFVLINHYGLTPRQYSITFAANAASFIGVSQLTGLLGKRFGLVTVVKVAVNGYAAVMALLLTLNLLGIDRLDVLIALLFLGYGFLGLVTPITAVLALEEQGAIAGTASALMGTVQFMLGAVVVGLVGMLVDGTARPMIMGITVCSAMACLLARGPLRSAHRTELRS